In a single window of the Dreissena polymorpha isolate Duluth1 chromosome 3, UMN_Dpol_1.0, whole genome shotgun sequence genome:
- the LOC127872285 gene encoding dynein light chain Tctex-type protein 2B-like: protein MAEMQTLTVENLADHHSDHNGSTRPSLVPKEGSEGPHTTNPMKLQNTYKLQPDHSEVFKPESVRVIIQEVLDECLDGEKYNPKQCLSQMLTDLIKSRVKDMGFQRYKYVVTVTIGQDSNQGVRVVSRCLWNKDTDNYAETSYNKNGLCAEAAMYACYFEKFIAN from the exons ATGGCTGAAATGCAGACTTTAACAGTGGAGAATCTTGCGGATCACCATAGCGACCACAACGGAAGTACGCGACCATCACTGGTCCCGAAGGAAGGCAGCGAGGGTCCTCATACGACCAATCCCA TGAAGCTGCAGAATACGTACAAACTGCAGCCTGATCACAGTGAAGTGTTCAAACCCGAAAGTGTGCGTGTCATTATACAGGAAGTACTCGATGAATGCCTGGATGGTGAGAAGTACAACCCTAAGCAGTGCCTCTCGCAGATGCTGACGGATCTCATTAAGTCGCGCGTGAAGGACATGGGATTTCAGCGGTACAAGTATGTAGTTACTGTGACCATTGGCCAGGACAGTAACCAGGGAGTTCGTGTAGTCAGCCGGTGTCTGTGGAACAAGGACACAGACAATTACGCCGAGACTAGTTATAACAAGAATGGATTGTGCGCGGAAGCCGCTATGTACGcttgttattttgaaaagttCATTGCTAACTGA
- the LOC127872284 gene encoding dynein light chain Tctex-type protein 2B-like, translating to MQTLTAEKLADNRSDHSGSRRPSLLSKEGSQGPINTSLGMRRMSRLEGRLNNHSSRMSMVSRSSVTGSSVGIKNIELYTVKLQNTYKLQPDQSEMFKPGSVSNVMQEVLIECLDGEKYNPTQCRTLSQMLTDLIKSRVKDMGFQRYKYIVTVTIGQNSNQGVRVVSRCLWNNDTDNYAEASYNKNGLYAVAAVYACYFE from the coding sequence ATGCAGACTTTAACTGCGGAGAAACTTGCGGATAACCGTAGCGACCACTCCGGAAGTAGGCGTCCGTCGCTGTTGTCAAAAGAGGGCAGTCAGGGTCCCATCAACACCAGTCTCGGTATGCGCCGGATGTCGCGTTTAGAGGGCCGTCTGAACAACCATTCTAGCCGAATGTCCATGGTATCGCGATCAAGCGTAACCGGAAGTTCCGTTGGAATTAAGAACATTGAGCTTTATACCGTTAAGCTGCAGAACACGTACAAGCTGCAGCCGGACCAAAGTGAAATGTTCAAGCCCGGAAGTGTTAGTAACGTCATGCAGGAAGTGCTCATTGAATGCCTGGACGGTGAGAAGTACAACCCTACGCAGTGCCGAACCCTCTCACAGATGCTGACGGATCTCATCAAGTCGCGCGTGAAGGACATGGGATTTCAGCGCTACAAGTATATAGTGACGGTGACCATTGGTCAGAACAGTAACCAAGGAGTCCGTGTAGTTAGCCGGTGTCTATGGAACAACGACACGGACAATTACGCCGAGGCTAGTTATAACAAGAATGGGTTGTACGCGGTAGCAGCGGTGTACGCCTGCTATTTCGAATAG